The following coding sequences lie in one Funiculus sociatus GB2-C1 genomic window:
- a CDS encoding urease accessory protein UreF, with translation MSNLLCLLQLASPALPVGAYSYSEGLETLVEAGVIDNRHLGDWLKQELRYGAIRLEAAIAIRAYRGAEAGDLEALSYWNAWLSAAKETQELREQSWQMGRSLLKLFLELQPQVQLMADAVGNPCNYAIAFGIAAQEWQIELKQAMLGYLHSWATNAIASGVKLIPLGQTAGQQLLFELHPTIGDATNEILALEDDDLSSCGWGLALASMAHETQYTRLFRS, from the coding sequence ATGAGCAATTTACTGTGTCTGTTACAGCTTGCTAGTCCAGCATTGCCAGTGGGTGCCTATAGCTATTCCGAAGGTTTGGAAACGCTAGTTGAGGCTGGTGTAATTGATAATCGGCATCTGGGAGACTGGCTAAAGCAGGAACTCCGCTATGGGGCAATTCGGTTGGAGGCGGCGATAGCGATCCGCGCCTATCGAGGTGCAGAAGCTGGCGATTTGGAGGCTTTAAGTTACTGGAATGCTTGGTTATCTGCTGCTAAAGAAACCCAAGAATTGCGAGAGCAAAGTTGGCAGATGGGGCGATCGCTTTTAAAATTATTTCTGGAACTACAGCCGCAGGTGCAGTTAATGGCCGATGCTGTGGGAAATCCTTGTAATTATGCGATCGCTTTCGGTATCGCCGCACAAGAGTGGCAAATTGAGCTAAAGCAAGCAATGTTGGGATATTTACACAGTTGGGCGACGAATGCGATCGCATCTGGAGTGAAACTGATTCCCCTGGGACAAACCGCTGGGCAACAGCTACTCTTTGAACTGCATCCCACTATAGGTGATGCTACCAATGAAATTTTAGCTTTAGAGGATGACGATCTCAGTAGTTGTGGCTGGGGATTAGCGCTGGCGAGTATGGCACACGAAACCCAGTACACGCGACTATTTCGCAGTTAA
- the ureG gene encoding urease accessory protein UreG, with amino-acid sequence MSAFRVGVAGPVGSGKTALVEAMCKAMRQRYHIAVVTNDIYTQEDAQFLVKSQALESDRILGVETGGCPHTAIREDASMNIAAIEQMEQRFPDLDLVFLESGGDNLAATFSPELVDLTIYVIDVAAGDKIPRKGGPGITKSDLLVINKIDLAPLVGADLGIMERDTKRMRGEKHFIFTNLKTQQGLDAVLKFIRLNMGEIPQTAT; translated from the coding sequence ATGAGTGCATTTCGGGTTGGCGTAGCAGGGCCAGTGGGTTCGGGAAAAACTGCCTTAGTTGAGGCGATGTGTAAGGCGATGCGGCAGAGATACCACATTGCTGTCGTCACCAATGATATTTATACCCAGGAAGATGCACAGTTTTTAGTGAAAAGTCAAGCATTGGAAAGCGATCGCATCCTCGGCGTAGAAACTGGCGGTTGTCCCCACACCGCCATCCGCGAAGACGCTTCCATGAACATAGCCGCCATCGAACAGATGGAACAGCGATTTCCAGATTTAGACCTAGTATTTTTAGAAAGTGGCGGCGACAACTTAGCTGCAACCTTTAGTCCCGAACTTGTAGACTTGACAATTTACGTAATTGATGTTGCAGCAGGTGACAAAATTCCCCGCAAAGGAGGCCCCGGCATCACCAAGTCAGATTTGCTGGTAATTAACAAAATTGACCTTGCCCCTTTAGTGGGAGCTGATTTGGGCATCATGGAACGAGACACCAAGAGAATGCGCGGGGAAAAACACTTTATATTTACAAATTTGAAGACTCAGCAAGGATTAGACGCTGTTTTAAAGTTTATCCGTTTGAATATGGGAGAAATTCCCCAAACAGCAACCTGA
- the urtA gene encoding urea ABC transporter substrate-binding protein, with amino-acid sequence MAKRLGRRKFLLYGSATLGTSILLKACSGTSTTNPSSPTAASPSPGATTVAAAGGGDTIKVGILHSLSGTMAISEKSVVDAEMLAIDEINKAGGVLGKQIQPIQEDGASDWPTFAEKARKLIDQDKVVTVFGCWTSASRKAVLPVFEEKKHMLWYPVQYEGQECSNNIFYTGAAPNQQIEPAVDWLLQNKGKRFFLIGSDYVFPRTANTVIKEQLKAKGGETAGEDYLPLGNTEVTPIITKIKAALPEGGVIFNTLNGDSNVAFFKQMQGAGLNPDKYPVMSVSIAEEEVKAIGTEYLKGHYAAWNYFQTVDTPANKKFVEAFKAKYGSDRVTNDPMEAAYIAVYLWKQSVEKAKTADDIEAVKKAAVGQTFDAPEGRVTLENNHHLAKFVRLGEVADDGLFKIVYESPKAVSPVPWNQFVAETKGYACDWTDLKKGGKYKA; translated from the coding sequence ATGGCAAAGCGATTAGGGCGACGTAAATTTCTTCTATACGGTTCTGCCACTCTAGGAACCAGTATTCTTCTCAAGGCTTGCAGTGGGACTTCCACCACTAATCCCAGCAGTCCAACAGCTGCTTCTCCCTCTCCCGGCGCGACTACCGTAGCCGCTGCTGGTGGAGGAGACACCATTAAAGTCGGGATTTTACACTCCCTCAGCGGTACGATGGCAATTAGCGAAAAAAGTGTCGTCGATGCCGAAATGTTAGCAATTGACGAGATTAATAAAGCTGGCGGCGTACTAGGCAAACAAATTCAACCTATTCAAGAAGATGGTGCCTCCGACTGGCCTACTTTTGCAGAAAAAGCCAGAAAATTAATTGATCAAGATAAAGTTGTTACCGTTTTTGGGTGTTGGACTTCTGCAAGTCGTAAAGCTGTACTGCCAGTATTTGAAGAGAAAAAACATATGCTCTGGTATCCCGTACAATACGAGGGACAAGAGTGTTCTAATAATATCTTCTACACTGGCGCTGCCCCAAATCAACAAATTGAGCCTGCGGTTGATTGGTTGTTGCAAAATAAAGGTAAAAGGTTCTTCCTCATAGGCTCCGACTACGTTTTCCCTCGCACCGCCAATACCGTCATTAAAGAGCAATTAAAAGCCAAAGGCGGCGAAACCGCAGGTGAAGACTACTTACCTTTGGGTAATACAGAAGTTACGCCTATCATCACCAAAATAAAAGCAGCACTGCCAGAGGGCGGAGTAATTTTCAATACTCTTAATGGTGATAGTAACGTCGCTTTCTTCAAGCAGATGCAAGGTGCAGGATTGAACCCAGATAAATATCCGGTAATGTCTGTAAGTATTGCCGAAGAAGAAGTTAAAGCAATCGGTACAGAATATCTCAAAGGTCATTACGCTGCTTGGAATTACTTCCAAACTGTGGACACTCCTGCTAATAAAAAGTTTGTCGAAGCCTTTAAAGCGAAATATGGGTCCGATCGGGTAACAAATGACCCGATGGAAGCAGCGTACATTGCTGTTTATTTATGGAAGCAGTCTGTTGAGAAAGCAAAAACGGCTGACGATATAGAAGCGGTTAAAAAGGCTGCTGTAGGTCAAACCTTCGATGCTCCAGAAGGCAGAGTGACACTGGAAAATAACCATCACTTAGCCAAGTTTGTGCGGCTTGGTGAAGTTGCGGATGACGGTCTATTTAAGATTGTCTACGAGTCACCGAAAGCAGTATCTCCTGTTCCCTGGAACCAGTTTGTCGCTGAAACTAAGGGATATGCCTGTGACTGGACTGATTTGAAAAAAGGTGGTAAATATAAAGCCTAA
- the urtB gene encoding urea ABC transporter permease subunit UrtB, with protein sequence MLQVVLDAIFNGISIGAVLLIAALGLAIVFGLMGVINLAHGELIMLGAYTTYIVQNGFKMLGKPWFELYIFFALILAFLVAAAVGLILERGVIRYLYGRPLETLLATWGVSLILQQFVRSVNWVLIIEISVFCILFFGALKVLSRRADFERIRPWVIVVMLPVSWEIAARIGKLLGESYKLAVTKAWFGAQNVDVTAPSWLRGGLPLGSFQLQYARLFIIVLTILCIAGIYLFLQRSSWGLRIRAVTQNRSMSACLGIPTEKVDALTFALGSGLAGVAGCAISLLGSVGPNTGQNYIVDTFMVVVVGGVGKLVGSIVAAIAIGMANYLIGSNTLALWLAPIKPLSDFFSFFATTSMAKVMVFALIIAFLQVRPGGIFPQKGRTVDA encoded by the coding sequence GTGCTGCAAGTAGTGTTAGATGCCATATTTAACGGGATTAGCATTGGTGCTGTTTTACTAATTGCGGCGCTGGGTTTAGCCATTGTATTTGGGCTGATGGGTGTCATAAACTTAGCTCACGGCGAGTTAATAATGCTGGGAGCATACACAACTTATATTGTGCAAAATGGGTTCAAGATGTTGGGAAAACCTTGGTTTGAACTTTATATCTTTTTTGCCCTAATTTTGGCTTTTTTGGTAGCAGCTGCTGTGGGATTAATTCTGGAGCGTGGGGTAATTCGTTATCTTTACGGACGACCTCTAGAAACACTGTTGGCAACTTGGGGTGTTAGCCTGATTTTGCAACAGTTTGTCCGCAGCGTTAACTGGGTGCTGATAATTGAAATTAGTGTATTTTGTATTTTGTTTTTCGGCGCTTTGAAGGTTCTGTCTCGTCGCGCAGATTTTGAAAGAATTCGCCCTTGGGTAATAGTGGTAATGTTACCTGTTTCGTGGGAAATTGCTGCGAGAATAGGTAAACTTTTGGGAGAAAGTTATAAACTGGCTGTGACTAAGGCATGGTTCGGCGCTCAAAATGTTGATGTAACGGCTCCTAGTTGGCTGCGAGGTGGGTTGCCGTTAGGTAGCTTTCAGTTGCAATATGCGCGGCTTTTTATTATCGTGCTAACGATTCTTTGTATTGCCGGAATTTACTTGTTTTTACAACGTTCGTCTTGGGGTTTGAGAATTCGGGCAGTGACGCAAAATCGCAGTATGAGTGCTTGTTTAGGAATTCCTACAGAGAAAGTGGATGCACTGACTTTTGCGTTGGGTTCGGGATTAGCTGGTGTTGCTGGTTGTGCGATTAGTTTGCTGGGTTCTGTGGGGCCAAATACTGGGCAGAATTATATTGTCGATACGTTTATGGTCGTAGTTGTGGGCGGTGTTGGTAAGTTGGTGGGTAGTATTGTTGCTGCGATCGCGATCGGTATGGCAAACTATCTCATCGGTTCTAATACTCTGGCGCTGTGGCTTGCTCCCATTAAACCGCTTTCGGATTTCTTTTCATTTTTCGCTACGACAAGTATGGCGAAGGTGATGGTTTTTGCTTTGATTATTGCTTTTCTTCAAGTGCGTCCGGGGGGAATTTTTCCCCAGAAGGGACGCACGGTTGATGCTTAG